From Desulfobacterales bacterium, the proteins below share one genomic window:
- a CDS encoding reverse transcriptase/maturase family protein has protein sequence MKTYTNLFEKIVSFENLLKATRKAQRGKRFKSATAVFNLNLEKELFALQKDMLAGTYRHGGYRDFYIHDPKRRLISAAPYRDRVVHHALCNIIEPVFDRTFIYDSYACRTGKGTHAAVERYTVFARKNSYVLKCDIQKYFQSMDHEILMAVISRKIRCERTLWLLAEIIGSRVDNRQVAYFKGDDLFDPYSRKRAIPIGNLTSQFFANVYLNGFDHFVKEKLCCKYYIRYVDDFVVFGDSKEKLRKVKVLIEDYLGALRLRLHPGKCRAYKVKDGISFLGYRIFPTHRLLNKGNALRMRRRLKKMRSLYREGKIELDKIQQRIQSWIGHAAHADTYRLRRRVLESVAFQRGITGNAAGGFVEQQSGQRPLCEPQQEQPEQTEQQYRISLRQDLNL, from the coding sequence GTGAAGACATATACGAATCTGTTTGAAAAAATAGTCTCTTTTGAAAACCTTCTGAAGGCTACCCGCAAGGCCCAAAGAGGCAAGCGATTCAAAAGCGCCACGGCAGTTTTCAACCTGAACCTTGAAAAAGAGCTTTTTGCATTACAAAAAGACATGCTGGCGGGGACATACCGGCATGGCGGCTATCGTGACTTTTATATCCATGATCCCAAACGGCGACTGATCAGCGCGGCGCCATACCGCGACCGGGTGGTTCACCACGCGCTGTGCAATATTATCGAGCCGGTCTTTGACAGGACTTTTATATATGATTCCTATGCCTGCCGAACCGGCAAGGGAACCCACGCGGCGGTTGAAAGATACACGGTGTTTGCCCGCAAGAACAGCTATGTGCTTAAATGCGATATCCAGAAATATTTTCAGAGCATGGACCATGAGATTCTCATGGCCGTCATTTCAAGGAAGATCAGGTGCGAAAGGACCTTATGGCTGCTCGCAGAGATTATCGGATCGCGGGTCGATAACCGGCAGGTTGCCTATTTTAAGGGAGACGATCTTTTTGACCCCTATAGCCGCAAAAGGGCTATTCCGATCGGGAACCTGACCAGCCAGTTTTTTGCCAATGTGTACCTGAACGGGTTTGACCATTTTGTAAAAGAAAAGCTCTGCTGCAAGTATTATATCCGCTATGTCGATGATTTTGTCGTGTTTGGCGACTCAAAGGAAAAGCTGCGGAAGGTCAAGGTCCTGATAGAAGATTACCTGGGAGCGTTAAGACTGAGACTCCATCCGGGAAAGTGCAGGGCTTACAAGGTAAAAGACGGGATATCCTTTCTGGGTTACCGGATTTTTCCGACCCATCGGTTGCTGAATAAGGGCAATGCTCTGCGGATGCGCCGCCGGCTTAAAAAAATGAGATCCCTGTATCGGGAAGGCAAAATCGAACTTGACAAAATTCAGCAACGCATTCAAAGCTGGATCGGCCACGCCGCCCATGCCGACACATACCGCCTTCGGCGCCGTGTGCTGGAAAGCGTGGCCTTTCAGAGGGGCATTACCGGAAACGCTGCGGGGGGGTTCGTGGAACAACAATCAGGACAACGCCCGTTGTGCGAACCGCAACAGGAACAACCCGAACAAACGGAACAACAATATCGGATTTCGTTGCGTCAGGACTTAAATCTTTAA